The following coding sequences lie in one Myxococcus xanthus genomic window:
- a CDS encoding WS/DGAT/MGAT family O-acyltransferase, with product MAAQQRMASVDALWFHMEEPANLMMITAVLWFEGRLDFERLKTVVRERLVERYPRFRQRAVAGLVGLPQWEEVPELDLDWHLSRLDVPPPGDRAALESLVGEWMSTPLERSRPLWQFHVMSAADGRDVLLARLHHCLADGMALARVLLTLTDGAEAEMAAEAPEPASRPSTGGLASWVRGARAVAGTARAVWRKGAELAAEPILAGDLLVQGARGAAAMGKLLVIPPDPRTSLRGPLGTQKRAAWSDPVPLERVKAVGRALGGTVNDVLLAAVAGALRRYLESLGEPPEDLHALVPVNLRPLDVPVPRELGNHFGVVFLRLPVQLGTPQRRLQELTRRMERLKRSPEAVLTFGALELLGYTPAALERWVVDTFGAKASLIATNVPGPRAAVSLAGSRLEGLTFWVPQTGHLGLGVSLFSYAGQVTVGVAADAGRVTDPHALIQAFHEELDALATERD from the coding sequence ATGGCGGCGCAGCAGCGGATGGCGAGTGTGGACGCGCTCTGGTTCCACATGGAGGAACCCGCCAACCTGATGATGATTACCGCCGTGCTCTGGTTCGAGGGCCGGCTGGACTTCGAGCGGTTGAAGACGGTGGTGCGGGAACGGCTGGTGGAGCGCTACCCCCGCTTTCGCCAGCGCGCGGTGGCGGGACTCGTGGGCCTGCCGCAGTGGGAGGAGGTCCCCGAGCTCGACCTGGACTGGCACCTGTCGCGGCTTGACGTGCCCCCGCCCGGGGACCGCGCCGCGCTGGAGTCGCTGGTGGGGGAGTGGATGAGCACGCCCCTGGAGCGCTCCCGGCCGTTGTGGCAGTTCCATGTCATGTCGGCCGCGGACGGGCGCGACGTGCTGCTGGCGCGGCTGCATCACTGTCTCGCGGACGGCATGGCCCTGGCGCGGGTGCTGCTGACGCTCACGGATGGGGCGGAGGCGGAGATGGCCGCCGAGGCGCCCGAGCCCGCGTCGAGGCCTTCAACCGGTGGGCTCGCGAGCTGGGTGCGCGGTGCTCGGGCGGTGGCGGGGACCGCGCGCGCGGTGTGGCGCAAGGGCGCGGAGCTGGCCGCGGAGCCGATTCTCGCGGGCGACCTGCTGGTGCAGGGCGCTCGGGGCGCCGCGGCCATGGGCAAGTTGTTGGTGATTCCGCCGGACCCGCGCACGTCACTGCGGGGGCCGCTGGGGACGCAGAAGCGCGCCGCCTGGTCGGACCCGGTGCCGCTGGAGCGAGTGAAGGCCGTGGGCCGCGCGCTGGGCGGCACGGTGAATGACGTGCTGCTGGCTGCGGTGGCGGGCGCGCTGCGGCGCTACCTGGAGTCGCTGGGCGAGCCACCCGAGGACCTGCACGCGCTGGTGCCCGTGAATCTGCGGCCTCTCGACGTGCCCGTGCCTCGCGAGCTGGGCAACCACTTCGGCGTCGTCTTCCTTCGGCTGCCCGTGCAACTGGGCACGCCTCAGCGCCGGTTGCAGGAGCTGACGCGGCGGATGGAGCGGCTGAAGCGCTCGCCGGAGGCGGTGCTGACCTTCGGCGCGCTGGAGTTGCTGGGGTACACGCCTGCGGCGCTGGAGCGGTGGGTGGTGGATACCTTCGGCGCCAAGGCATCGTTGATTGCCACCAACGTGCCCGGCCCGCGCGCGGCGGTGTCCCTGGCGGGCAGCCGGCTGGAGGGCCTGACGTTCTGGGTTCCCCAGACGGGTCATCTGGGGCTGGGCGTAAGCCTCTTCAGCTACGCCGGGCAGGTGACGGTGGGCGTGGCGGCGGACGCGGGCCGGGTGACCGACCCGCACGCGCTCATCCAGGCCTTCCACGAGGAACTGGATGCGCTCGCGACCGAGCGTGACTGA